The following coding sequences lie in one Arachis hypogaea cultivar Tifrunner chromosome 4, arahy.Tifrunner.gnm2.J5K5, whole genome shotgun sequence genomic window:
- the LOC140184054 gene encoding uncharacterized protein, whose protein sequence is MPPNGSGRPLSILLGRPFLKTFRFELDTFSGTYSFEIDGRVVNFNLDEAIKYPLEDHSIFRCDMIDDIIAEVHHDIVDEKNMVQGASVGKPPEYDEDNLPLPMLPVNQVPSHELNMELKPLPPHLKNKKAIGWSLADIVGISPHVREHRIFLEEGAKPIRQPQRRLNSKILKVLKKEVTRLLEADIIYQISDSEWVSPVHVVPKKSEVTIVKNENGELMPTKIHIAPEDQEKTTFTCSFRTMNIFSDLLEHCIEVFMDYFSVYGGFFYLYLDNLDKINVISGLPYPSSVRKVYSFLGHAGFYQRFFKDFSKVALSISRLLQKDVEFDLSEEYMEAFDKLKIALTQAPIVRGPHWSRPFKIMCDASNYVVGATLAQHEGKDPYIIAYASQSLDGAQSNYTTTEKELLTIFFALDKFWAYLLGTKVVVYSNHAALKYLLAKKESKPRLIHWILLLKEFDLEIKDRSGSQNLVPDHLSRLEHIKSDSTPINDAFSLDIL, encoded by the exons atgccccctaatggCTCAGGAAGACCATTGTCTATCTTGCTTGGGAGGCCGTTCTTGAAGACTTTTCGGTTTGAATTAGATACTTTTTCGGGTAcctattcttttgaaatagatggaagAGTAGTGAATTTCAACCTAGATGAAGCTATAAAGTACCCACTGGAGGACCATTCTATCTTCCGATGCGATATGATTGATGATATTATAGCCGAAGTCCACCATGATATAGTTGATGAGAAGAACATGGttcaaggtgcaagtgtggggaaacctCCTGAATATGATGAAGACAACTTGCCACTTCCGATGTTACCGGTTAATCAAGTTCCAAGCCATGAGCTAAACATGGAGTTGAAGCCGCTTCCACCTCACCTtaa GAacaagaaagctattgggtggagtttggcggacatAGTAGGTATAAGCCCTCATGTTCGTGAGCACCGAATTTTCCTAGAGGAGGGAGCCAAGCCTATtcgtcaacctcaaaggcggttgAACTCCAAAATTCTAAAAGTTTTGAAGAAAGAAGTGACCCGACTGCTTGAAGCCGATATTATCTATCAAATCTCAGATAGTGAGTGGGTTAGCCCGGTACATGTGGTTCCTAAGAAGTCTGAGGTCACCATAGTCAAGAATGAGAATGGGGAACTCATGCCTACAAag ATCCATATTGCTCcagaagaccaagagaaaactacttttacatgctCCTTTAgaac GATGAATATCTTCTCGGATCTTCTTGAGCATTGCATAGAAGTGTTTATGgattattttagtgtttatggtggtTTTTTTTACCTCTATTTGGATAATCTTGATAAA ATTAatgttatttctggtttaccttaTCCCTCCTCTGTAAGGAAAGTCTATTCTTTTCTTGGTCACGCAGGTTTCTACCAGCGTTTTTTCAAGgatttcagtaaggtagcactatcCATTTCCCGTCTGCTGCAAAAAGACGTAGAGTTTGACTTGAGTGAAGAGTACATGGAAGCATTTGACAAGCTGAAGATTGCCTTAACCCAAGCtcctattgtgagagggcctCACTGGAGTAGGCCGTTCAAGATCATGTGCGACGCATCTAACTATGTGGTAGGAGCGACACTGGCTCAGCACGAAGGTAAGGATCCCTATATAATAGCTTATGCTTCTCAGTCTTTAGATGGTGCCCAGTCTAactatactaccactgaaaaagaacttttaacaattttttttgccTTGGATAAATTTTGGGCTTATTTACTTGGAACAAAAGTGGTAGTATATTCAAACCATGCGGCTTTGAAATACTTGCTAGCTAAGAAAGAGTCAAAACCAAGGTTAATCCACTGGATATTGCTATTGaaagagtttgatttagaaatcaaagataggagtgggtCCCAAAATTTAGTaccggaccacttgagtcgcttAGAGCATATTAaaagtgactccactcctatcaatgatgcattTTCACTTGATATCTTGTAG